Proteins encoded together in one Lathyrus oleraceus cultivar Zhongwan6 chromosome 5, CAAS_Psat_ZW6_1.0, whole genome shotgun sequence window:
- the LOC127082657 gene encoding uncharacterized protein LOC127082657, with product MSHLEQENQGLREELITLKDSLERLTVMMDTLVAAQNQSSNNSQDPLQRTSISENVSTPIPVAPINDHQYHMPPGFPWGMPHGYMPTGCRPQNVKAPVVTIVMFVPPPVVHTTSYNEENIFHAAPSDVVGVDERLEGFQNQFLEMQREINALRGKDLFGKTASELFLVPNVQIPPKFKVPDFEKYKGNSCPQSHLVMYARKMSTQTDNHELLIHYFQDSLTSAALKWYMGLDGAKKDNESFKEYAQRWREIAAQIFPPLEEKEITKIFLKTPSSFYFDRMIANAPSDFIEMVNMGMRLEEAVREGCLTKEAGASSHVKKFTKNFSKKKESDVSVISYGRQRRKYQHVVAVSPIISPPMVAPIYQPQFSHQHQQHQQQ from the exons ATGAGTCATCTTGAACAAGAAAACCAAGGGCTCAGGGAGGAATTAATCACCTTGAAAGACAGTTTGGAAAGGCTTACTGTTATGATGGACACTTTGGTGGCTGCCCAGAATCAGTCATCGAATAATTCTCAAGATCCATTGCAACGAACATCAATCTCTGAGAACGTCTCGACGCCCATTCCAGTGGCACCCATCAATGATCATCAATATCACATGCCACCtggtttcccttggggcatgcctcACGGTTATATGCCAACAGGGTGCCGCCCTCAAAACGTTAAAGCTCCAGTAGTGACTATTGTAATGTTTGTACCTCCTCCTGTGGTGCATACAACTTCTTATAATGAAGAAAACATTTTTCACGCTGCTCCAAGTGATGTTGTGGGAGTAGATGAAAGGTTAGAGGGATTTCAAAATCAGTTCTTAGAAATGCAAAGGGAAATCAACGCTCTTCGAGgtaaggatctttttggcaagaCCGCTTCCGAACTCTTCTTGGTTCCTAATGTTCAAATTCCGCCTAAATTCAAAGTACCAGActtcgagaaatacaaaggaaatTCATGCCCTCAAAGTCATTTGGTTATGTATGCTAGGAAGATGTCCACTCAAACTGACAACCATGAGCTtctgatccactactttcaagacagtttaaCTAGTGCCGCTCTTAagtggtacatgggcttggacgGCGCAAAG AAAGACAatgagagtttcaaggaatatgctcaaagGTGGCGTGAAATTGCTGCACAGATTTTCCCTCCACTTGAAGAGAAAGAGATAACTAAAATCTTTTTGAAAACTCCGAGTTCATTCTACTTTGACCGCATGATCGCTAATGCACCCAGTGATTTCAtcgagatggtaaacatgggcATGCGACTTGAGGAAGCAGTCCGAGAGGGATGTTTGACGAAGGAAGCTGGTGCTTCTAGTCATGTTAAGAAATTCACCAAAAATTTCTCCAAAAAGAAAGAATCAGATGTTAGTGTCATTTCATATGGCAGACAAAGAAGAAAGTATCAACATGTTGTAGCCGTTTCACCAATCATTAGTCCACCAATGGTAGCGCCAATTTATCAGCCACAGTTCTcgcatcaacatcaacaacatcagcaacaataA